A genomic window from Labeo rohita strain BAU-BD-2019 chromosome 6, IGBB_LRoh.1.0, whole genome shotgun sequence includes:
- the LOC127166787 gene encoding uncharacterized protein LOC127166787 isoform X1, with amino-acid sequence MSFTPAPGHHGPWVQQQRKTRARPRPRTSPPPPPPVFEISTRNRFAPLRETERDAVIVGDSIVRYVRATLAKGKVHTHCFPGARVLDVSAQIPAILKDGESVGAIVLHAGVNDTRLRQTEVLKRDFSSLIETVRSTSPATRIIVSGPLPTYRRGHEKFSRLLALNEWLLTWCKEQKLLFVNNWNLFWERPRLFRADGLHPSRVGAELLSDNISRTLRSI; translated from the coding sequence ATGTCCTTCACTCCGGCGCCGGGACACCACGGACCCTGGGTGCAGCAGCAGCGGAAGACGCGAGCCAGGCCCCGGCCGAGGACCTCGCCCCCTCCGCCGCCTCCGGTCTTCGAGATCTCCACCCGGAACCGCTTCGCTCCCCTTCGCGAGACGGAACGCGACGCTGTGATCGTCGGAGACTCCATTGTCCGGTACGTACGTGCTACTTTAGCTAAAGGTAAAGTCCACACCCACTGTTTTCCTGGTGCTCGCGTTCTCGATGTTTCTGCGCAGATACCCGCAATCCTGAAGGACGGCGAGAGCGTCGGCGCGATCGTCCTGCACGCGGGGGTGAACGACACCAGGCTGCGGCAGACGGAGGTTCTGAAGAGGGACTTCAGCAGCCTGATCGAGACGGTTCGCAGCACGTCGCCCGCGACGAGGATCATCGTGTCAGGACCGCTTCCCACGTATCGACGTGGGCACGAAAAGTTCAGTAGACTTcttgctctaaatgaatggttactgacatggtgtaaagaacagaaactgctctttgttaataattggaatcttttctgggaacgtcctaggcttttccgtgcggatggcctgcaccccagcagagtcggagcggagctgctgtcggacaacatctccaggacgctACGCTCCATTTGA
- the LOC127166787 gene encoding uncharacterized protein LOC127166787 isoform X2 yields the protein MSFTPAPGHHGPWVQQQRKTRARPRPRTSPPPPPPVFEISTRNRFAPLRETERDAVIVGDSIVRYVRATLAKGKVHTHCFPGARVLDVSAQIPAILKDGESVGAIVLHAGVNDTRLRQTEVLKRDFSSLIETVRSTSPATRIIVSGPLPTYRRGHEKLFRADGLHPSRVGAELLSDNISRTLRSI from the exons ATGTCCTTCACTCCGGCGCCGGGACACCACGGACCCTGGGTGCAGCAGCAGCGGAAGACGCGAGCCAGGCCCCGGCCGAGGACCTCGCCCCCTCCGCCGCCTCCGGTCTTCGAGATCTCCACCCGGAACCGCTTCGCTCCCCTTCGCGAGACGGAACGCGACGCTGTGATCGTCGGAGACTCCATTGTCCGGTACGTACGTGCTACTTTAGCTAAAGGTAAAGTCCACACCCACTGTTTTCCTGGTGCTCGCGTTCTCGATGTTTCTGCGCAGATACCCGCAATCCTGAAGGACGGCGAGAGCGTCGGCGCGATCGTCCTGCACGCGGGGGTGAACGACACCAGGCTGCGGCAGACGGAGGTTCTGAAGAGGGACTTCAGCAGCCTGATCGAGACGGTTCGCAGCACGTCGCCCGCGACGAGGATCATCGTGTCAGGACCGCTTCCCACGTATCGACGTGGGCACGAAAA gcttttccgtgcggatggcctgcaccccagcagagtcggagcggagctgctgtcggacaacatctccaggacgctACGCTCCATTTGA